The following are encoded in a window of Strix aluco isolate bStrAlu1 chromosome 15, bStrAlu1.hap1, whole genome shotgun sequence genomic DNA:
- the TNRC6A gene encoding trinucleotide repeat-containing gene 6A protein isoform X1, whose translation MRELEAKATKEVERKLSRAFLPHLCGTERRDLVQEEEEQLMEERKKRKEDKKKKEAAQKKAIEQKIKVPEQTKTSVSQPQPVTSNGTSTVTSTNNNAKRATANSQQQQTLPRYPPREVPPRFRHQEQKQLLKRGQQLPVIAANLGSTPKVLNGQSGGSTVTNKQPVTNGEVPNSSKKQPGMPPIRDLVSHSPNQSDLNHSGLGSHYENSHWGPVSSNSDSSTNWDKVIVDGSDKEAWPSITGSDPELTSECMDTDSASSSGSERNLVIMASGSTGGENDGIRNGIGHGSQNKFVVGSNSNNVGNGSINGPWGLSHGTIISTCQVSVDAPDSKSESSNNRMNAWGTINSSSNGGLNPSTLNSNGNHGAWPVLENNGHALKGSVGSGNPGTNIQCSTIGQISNSQSINSKVGGSAHGSWGSLQENCDSEVNGTRKVSFSGQPQNLNTEMNGPNNTTNFMTSSLPNSAGSVQINELPNNTGHGAWRVSTMNHSQIQASPVTNGTSISHLSNGEAKNGGSYGTTWGAYGSNYSGDKCSGPNSQANGDTVNATLMQPGISGPGSTNFQINGNKGGGVWEAGTVNSQNMPWGSGNGASAGGSRRGWGNPAQNTGTNISNGEWSKLPSNQHSTESVNGNSRKFTNGWKSTEEDDLNSQSSAASQITEQNSAWAKTGTGDSEGSSESTGCHEDRVTTEGQNRERRKVDQHALLQSIVNRTDLDPRVLSNSGWGQTPIKQNTAWDTETSPRGERKTDNGTEAWGGSVTQTSSSGGCVDRPSPNNNDTSSVSGWGDPKSATRWGDSKGSNSQGGWEEDSAATVMVKSNQSWGSGKEEKASWNDAQKIKQGWVDGQKASQGWAVSAGDSWGENSRSNHWGEAKKSSSGGSDSDRSVSGWNEPGKSNSVTWGGNNTNPNNSSGWDEPAKSNQNQGWGDPPKSNQPQVWGDSSKPINSPEWNKQDVGSWGAPSATTKPPGSSGWLGGPMPAPAKEEEPTGWEEPSPESIRRKMEIDDGTSAWGDPSKYNYKNVNMWNKNVPNSSSSSDQQAQVHQQLLSSSAMSSKESSSGSGWGEPPTPATTVDNGTSAWGKPMDTGTSWGEPISDAAGTSGWGNASLGQQASNKPGPKSMQDSWCGDDMPLTGSRQTSWEEEEDVEIGMWNSSSSQEANPSLNWPPYMKKMPTKGIMKGGNKQDETWINPFIKQFTNLSFSRESPEETIQSNKMDMSGGLLQDKRMEMDKHGLSVGDYNRVVGKGPGSRPQISKESSMDRGPYFDKDGIVADESQNMQFMSNQNMKLPPSNNALPNQALGSLAGLGMQNLNSVRQNGNPSMFGVGNIAAQPRSMQQPPAQPLNSSQPNPRAQVPPPLLSPQVPVSLLKYAPNNGGLSPLFGPQQVAMLNQLSQLNQLSQISQLQRLLAQQQKAQNQRSMPSGGRQQQEQQGRSLSMQQQMMQQSRQLDPNLLMKQQTPPSQQQSLHQPTMKSFLENVIPHATPELQKGPSPINAFSSFPIGMNSNLNVNMDMSSIKEPQSRLRKWTTVDSISVNTSLDQNSSKHGAISSGFRLEESPFVPYDFMNSSNSPASPPGSIGDGWPRAKSPNGSSSVNWPPEFRPGEPWKGYPNIDPETDPYVTPGSVINNLSINTVREVDHLRDRNSGSSSSLNTTLPSTSAWSSIRASNYNVSLSSTAQSTSVARNSDSKSTWSPGSVTNTSLAHELWKVPLPPKSITAPSRPPPGLTGQKPPLSTWDNSLRLGGGWGNSDARYTPGSSWGESSSGRITNWLVLKNLTPQIDGSTLRTLCMQHGPLITFHLNLPHGNALVRYSSKEEVVKAQKSLHMCVLGNTTILAEFASEEEISRFFAQGQSLTPSPGWQSLGSSQNRLGSIDGSHSFSNRNDLNHWNGAGLSGTSSGDLHGTSLWGSPNYSTSLWGTPSSSDTRGISSPSPINAFLSVDHLGGGGESM comes from the exons TGCCAGAACAAACAAAGACAAGTGTAAGCCAGCCTCAGCCTGTCACCTCTAACGGCACTTCCACAGTAACCAGCACTAATAATAATGCCAAGCGGGCCACAGCCAAcagtcagcagcagcagaccTTGCCTCGATACCCTCCTCGTGAAGTACCACCGCGATTTCGACACCAGGAACAGAAACAGCTTCTGAAACGAGGTCAGCAGTTACCAGTTATAGCTGCAAACCTGGGATCTACTCCTAAAGTATTAAACGGCCAGTCAGGAGGCAGCACTGTCACAAATAAACAGCCAGTGACCAACGGAGAAGTGCCgaacagcagcaaaaaacagccag GCATGCCTCCCATTCGGGACTTGGTGAGCCACTCCCCTAACCAGTCAG ATCTGAACCACAGTGGTCTAGGATCCCATTATGAAAATTCTCACTGGGGACCAGTCTCTTCAAATAGTGACTCCAGCACAAACTGGGATAAAGTTATTGTAGACGGCTCTGACAAAGAAGCATGGCCATCAATCACTGGCAGTGACCCAGAGTTGACATCAGAATGTATGGACACTGACTCTGCCTCTAGCTCTGGGTCAGAGAGAAACCTCGTTATAATGGCTTCAGGGAGCACAGGTGGTGAAAATGATGGCATTCGAAATGGCATTGGACATGGTTCTCAAAATAAGTTTGTGGTTGGTAGCAACAGCAATAATGTGGGCAATGGAAGTATTAATGGGCCGTGGGGTTTATCCCATGGAACCATAATAAGCACATGTCAAGTTTCTGTGGATGCTCCTGACAGCAAATCTGAAAGTAGCAACAATAGAATGAATGCTTGGGGCACCATAAACTCTTCATCAAATGGAGGGTTAAATCCAAGCACTTTGAATTCAAATGGCAACCATGGTGCCTGGCCTGTATTGGAGAACAATGGACATGCCCTGAAAGGGTCTGTAGGGAGTGGTAATCCTGGCACAAATATCCAGTGCAGTACCATAGGTCAGATATCTAATAGTCAGAGTATTAACTCTAAAGTGGGTGGTTCAGCCCATGGTTCCTGGGGAAGCCTTCAGGAAAATTGTGATTCTGAAGTAAATGGTACAAGGAAGGTTTCATTCAGTGGGCAACCTCAAAACCTtaacactgaaatgaatggaCCAAATAACACTACTAACTTTATGACCTCTAGTTTACCAAACTCTGCTGGTTCAGTGCAGATTAACGAACTGCCTAATAATACAGGGCATGGGGCCTGGCGTGTGAGCACAATGAATCATTCTCAGATTCAGGCCTCTCCAGTTACAAATGGCACTTCCATTTCTCATCTTAGCAATGGTGAGGCGAAAAATGGTGGCTCTTACGGTACTACATGGGGTGCCTATGGTTCTAATTACTCTGGAGACAAATGTTCAGGCCCAAACAGCCAAGCTAATGGTGACACTGTGAATGCAACTCTAATGCAGCCAGGCATTAGCGGGCCTGGCAGCACTAACTTTCAAATCAACGGGAATAAAGGAGGAGGGGTGTGGGAGGCAGGGACAGTCAACTCCCAGAACATGCCATGGGGGAGCGGAAATGGTGCGAGTGCTGGCGGGAGTAGAAGAGGATGGGGCAACCCTGCACAAAACACTGGCACTAACATTTCAAATGGGGAGTGGAGTAAACTGCCCAGTAATCAGCATTCCACCGAGAGCGTGAATGGCAACAGCAGGAAGTTTACAAACGGATGGAAATCTACTGAGGAGGATGACCTTAACAGCCAGAGTTCTGCTGCCTCTCAGATAACCGAGCAGAACAGCGCATGGGCCAAAACTGGTACGGGGGACAGCGAAGGTAGTTCGGAGAGCACTGGATGCCATGAAGATAGAGTAACTACGGAAGGACAGAATCGAGAGAGAAGGAAAGTTGACCAGCATGCATTACTCCAAAGCATAGTGAACAGAACTGACTTAGATCCACGTGTCCTTTCCAACTCTGGTTGGGGACAGACTCCAATCAAACAGAACACTGCCTGGGATACCGAAACATCCCCGAGGGGTGAAAGAAAAACTGACAATGGGACAGAGGCCTGGGGAGGCTCTGTGACACAGACTTCCAGCTCAGGGGGGTGTGTGGATAGACCTAGCCCTAACAATAATGATACCTCATCTGTATCAGGGTGGGGAGATCCAAAGTCTGCTACAAGGTGGGGAGACTCCAAAGGGTCAAACAGCCAAGGGGGGTGGGAAGAAGATTCTGCTGCTACAGTAATGGTCAAGAGCAATCAATCATGGGGAAGTGGCAAAGAGGAAAAGGCATCTTGGAATGACGCACAGAAGATCAAACAGGGATGGGTAGATGGGCAAAAGGCCAGCCAGGGTTGGGCAGTTTCTGCCGGTGATAGCTGGGGTGAAAATTCAAGAAGTAACCATTGGGGTGAGGCAAAGAAATCCAGTTCGGGAGGTAGCGACAGTGACAGATCAGTATCTGGTTGGAATGAGCCAGGTAAATCAAATTCTGTTACTTGGGGAGGTAATAATACAAACCCAAATAATTCTTCAGGATGGGATGAGCCTGCGAAGTCTAATCAGAACCAGGGCTGGGGAGACCCTCCTAAATCCAATCAGCCTCAAGTTTGGGGGGATTCATCAAAGCCAATCAACTCTCCAGAATGGAACAAACAGGATGTTGGCTCCTGGGGAGCACCATCTGCCACAACCAAACCCCCAGGGTCGTCAGGCTGGCTGGGTGGACCGATGCCGGCACCAGCAAAGGAGGAAGAACCCACTGGCTGGGAGGAGCCGTCCCCTGAATCAATACGCCGTAAAATGGAAATTGATGATGGAACTTCTGCTTGGGGTGATCCAAGCAAATACAACTACAAAAATGTGAATATGTGGAATAAAAATGTCCCAAACAGTAGCAGCAGTTCAGACCAGCAAGCACAGGTACATCAGCAGCTACTGTCTTCAAGTGCCATGTCTAGCAAGGAGAGCAGTTCGGGCTCTG GTTGGGGAGAGCCTCCTACTCCAGCCACTACTGTAGATAATGGAACTTCAGCGTGGGGTAAGCCCATGGATACTGGTACTAGCTGGGGAGAACCCATCAGCGATGCAGCAGGCACCTCTGGCTGGGGAAATGCTTCTCTTGGTCAACAGGCTTCAAATAAACCTG GGCCTAAATCTATGCAAGATAGTTGGTGTGGAGATGATATGCCATTGACAGGCAGTCGTCAGACcagctgggaggaagaggaggatgtaGAGATTGGAATGTGGAACAGCAGTTCTTCACAAGAAGCTAACCCATCTTTAAATTGGCCaccatatatgaaaaaaatgccCACAAAG gGAATAATGAAAGGTGGAAATAAGCAAGATGAAACATGGATCAATCCATTCATTAAGCAATTCACAAATCTCAGTTTTTCA AGAGAATCACCAGAAGAAACCATACAGAGCAATAAGATGGACATGTCTGGAG GGTTATTGCAGGATAAGCGGATGGAGATGGATAAGCATGGCCTCAGTGTCGGAGATTACAATCGTGTGGTTGGAAAAGGCCCTGGTTCTCGTCCTCAAATTTCCAAAGAGTCTTCCATGGATCGCGGTCCTTACTTCGATAAG GATGGCATTGTAGCAGACGAGTCCCAAAACATGCAGTTTATGTCCAATCAAAACATGAAGCTTCCCCCTTCAAATAATGCACTACCTAACCAAGCCCTTGGCTCCCTAGCAGGGCTGGGTATGCAAAACTTGAATTCTGTTAGACAG AATGGCAATCCCAGTATGTTTGGTGTTGGTAATATAGCAGCACAGCCCAGGAGCATGCAGCAGCCTCCAGCACAACCTCTTAATTCATCTCAGCCTAATCCACGTGCTCAAGTGCCTCCTCCATTACTATCCCCTCAG GTTCCAGTATCATTACTGAAGTATGCACCAAACAACGGTGGCCTGAGCCCACTTTTTGGCCCACAACAGGTAGCCATGTTGAATCAACTGTCCCAGTTAAACCAGCTTTCTCAGATCTCCCAGTTACAG CGGTTGTTGGCTCAGCAGCAAAAAGCGCAGAATCAAAGAAGCATGCCTTCTGGTGGTCGTcaacagcaggagcagcag GGTCGATCTCTTAGTATGCAGCAACAGATGATGCAACAGTCCCGTCAGCTTGATCCAAACCTGTTAATGAAGCAGCAAACTCCACCCTCTCAACAGCAGTCACTCCATCAACCCACCATGAAATCCTTCCTTGAGAATGTCATACCCCATGCTACTCCTGAGCTACAGAAAGGGCCATCACCAATAAATGCGTTCAGCAGCTTCCCCATAG GAATGAACTCAAACTTGAATGTAAACATGGATATGAGCAGTATTAAAGAGCCACAATCTCGGTTGAGGAAATGGACTACAGTAGACAGCATTTCTGTGAACACATCGTTAGATCAAAACTCCAGCAAACATG gtGCTATTTCAAGTGGTTTTAGGCTGGAAGAGTCTCCATTTGTTCCCTATGACTTTATGAACAGCAGTAATTCACCAGCCAGCCCTCCCGGATCGATTGGGGATGGCTGGCCCCGTGCCAAATCGCCTAACGGCTCTAGCAGTGTTAATTGGCCCCCAG AGTTTCGTCCTGGTGAGCCATGGAAAGGTTATCCAAACATCGACCCTGAAACTGACCCTTACGTCACTCCTGGCAGTGTCATAAACAATCTCTCAATTAATACTGTGCGGGAAGTTGACCACCTCAGGGACAGGAACAGTG GGTCATCCTCATCTTTGAACACCACGCTGCCTTCAACTAGTGCCTGGTCATCCATTCGTGCCTCCAACTACAATGTTTCCCTCAGCAGTACAGCACAAAGCACTTCAG TAGCCAGAAACAGTGATTCCAAATCAACATGGTCTCCTGGATCAGTCACTAACACCTCTCTGGCTCATGAGCTGTGGAAGGTCCCTTTGCCACCTAAAAGCATCACTGCTCCGTCCCGCCCACCTCCAGGGCTAACAGGCCAGAAACCACCGTTGTCCACGTGGGATAATTCCCTTCGTTTGGGTGGAGGATGGGGAAATTCTGATGCCAGATATACCCCTG GTTCAAGCTGGGGTGAGAGCAGCTCAGGGAGAATAACAAATTGGCTTGTTCTAAAAAACCTTACACCTCAG ATTGATGGCTCAACCCTGCGTACTCTGTGCATGCAGCACGGCCCACTAATAACATTCCACCTTAACCTCCCACATGGTAATGCTTTGGTCCGTTACAGTTCAAAAGAAGAGGTAGTGAAGGCACAAAAATCTCTGCACAt GTGTGTATTAGGGAACACTACTATTCTTGCTGAGTTTGCCAGTGAAGAGGAGATTAGTCGCTTCTTTGCACAAGGCCAGTCCCTGACTCCGTCTCCTGGCTGGCAATCTCTCGGATCCAGCCAGAACCGACTTGGATCCATTGACGGTTCCCATTCGTTCTCAAACCGTAATGATCTAAATCACTGGAATGGTGCTGGGCTGTCGGGAACTAGCAGTGGAGACCTTCATGGCACTTCACTTTGGGGGAGCCCCAACTATTCCACGAGCCTGTGGGGCACCCCGAGCAGCAGTGACACCAGGGGAATTAGCAGCCCATCCCCCATCAACGCTTTCCTTTCTGTTGACCACCTAGGTGGAGGTGGAGAGTCCATGTAA